The genomic stretch TCACAGAGTTGATAACTGGCGTAGATCTGGTGAAGTTGCAGATAAAGATAGCAAATGGAGAATCTATACCGTTCAAGCAGAGTGATTTGAAGTTAAATGGCTGTGCTATAGAGTGCAGAATTAATGCCGAAGATCCATTGAACGACTTTGCACCTTCATCGGGCCCAGTTCCATCTTGCATAATACCATACGGTCCTGGAATAAGGGTTGATACGTACCTTTTCCCAGGCAGCTCGGTATCTGGATATTACGATTCTCTAGTAGCAAAACTACTTGCATGGGGCAGGGACTTTGATGAGGCTAGGCTCAGAATCAAAAATGCTCTGGATGAATTTTATATAGAGGGCATACAAACAACCATACCGTTGCACAAAACGATCATGGATGATCCCGCATTCATTGCAGGTGATTTGTCTACAGACTATCTCGATCGGTTCAAGATTTTGGAAAGAGTTCAAACCGTTGCTAAAGAAAGTGCTAATCAAAAGGTCAATGCAATAGTGACTGCTGCTTTGTTGCATAATATATTGATAAAGAGTGGTGGTGCTGGTATGCAGCAAAACTCAGGCAAAGGCTCCAGATGGAAAGAAGAGGGCAGGTTCGCGTGGGGTTTTAGCTATGGAATTTAAGATAGAGGATCTGGCACTTACTCTAAGTGCTGAAGTTGTAAGGAAAAACGGTCCTAACGAAATGATAATCAAGATAGGAGATAAGGAGCATATGTTACACATAGTAGGCTGTACCACTAGGGAGGTGCAGTTCATCCTTGACAACTCCTATCATCATGCCAAATACGTTCATGTAAATAGCGCTGATATGCGCTTGGAAGTTGATGGAAACCATGTAACGGTAAGCCAGTTTAACGAGTTACGGGCTATAGCACAAAAATCCTCCGCCGGGGTGTCATCGGGCACGACTCAGCGATACCTTACGAGTTCGATACC from Nitrososphaerales archaeon encodes the following:
- a CDS encoding biotin/lipoyl-containing protein, with translation MEFKIEDLALTLSAEVVRKNGPNEMIIKIGDKEHMLHIVGCTTREVQFILDNSYHHAKYVHVNSADMRLEVDGNHVTVSQFNELRAIAQKSSAGVSSGTTQRYLTSSIPGRVVSIVAKPEKEVKKGDVIVVLESMKMQVAVKAHKDGKLKELNVKEGSSIARNDVVALIE